In Mongoliitalea daihaiensis, one DNA window encodes the following:
- a CDS encoding aminotransferase class V-fold PLP-dependent enzyme, giving the protein MNKRDFLKSLAFTGVAGISSIESLAYRLGQFHNFSSQELASNEDYWAIIRAGYKLKEDYINLENGYYCFLPEQTLHRYLEKIKDINYQGSWYFRTVQWENKDKTAARLAQVFGGSSDELAITRNTTESLDTIISGYPWQKGDEAIFAHQDYGSMKNMFELAARRHGIVNKVVDVPLHPESDEEIIRVYESAITPQTKLIMVSHMINITGQILPIKKIAEMAHSYGVEVMVDGAHCIAHIDFKINELDCDYYACSLHKWLSVPLGAGLLYVKKEHIGKIWPLLAPYELDHPTIKNLNHTGTHPVATDLAIHDALDYFEAIGPQAKEDRLRYLQRYWSDQVRGLPNILLNTPNDPQRSCGIANVGIEGIEPNLMAKTLLEDYKIYTVGINYAGVYGCRITPNIYTSIAELDQFVKALKEMSQN; this is encoded by the coding sequence ATGAACAAACGAGATTTTCTAAAATCATTGGCATTTACTGGTGTTGCAGGTATTTCCTCCATCGAGTCTTTAGCTTACAGACTGGGTCAATTTCATAATTTTTCATCCCAAGAGCTCGCCAGCAATGAAGATTATTGGGCTATCATACGTGCAGGATACAAACTAAAAGAGGATTATATCAATTTAGAAAATGGTTATTATTGCTTTCTTCCAGAACAAACGCTGCATAGATATCTAGAGAAAATAAAGGATATCAATTACCAAGGGTCCTGGTATTTTAGAACTGTACAATGGGAAAATAAGGACAAAACAGCTGCCCGTTTAGCACAGGTGTTTGGAGGAAGTTCAGATGAATTAGCGATCACGAGAAATACCACTGAATCATTGGACACTATTATTTCAGGGTATCCTTGGCAAAAAGGTGATGAAGCGATTTTTGCTCATCAAGATTATGGAAGCATGAAAAACATGTTTGAACTAGCTGCTAGGAGGCATGGAATCGTCAACAAGGTAGTCGACGTTCCGCTTCACCCTGAGAGTGATGAGGAAATAATTCGTGTATATGAATCAGCGATTACTCCCCAAACCAAATTAATCATGGTCAGTCACATGATTAATATTACAGGTCAGATTTTACCGATAAAAAAAATCGCAGAAATGGCCCATTCTTATGGCGTGGAAGTGATGGTAGATGGAGCTCACTGCATTGCACATATTGATTTTAAAATTAATGAACTTGACTGTGATTACTATGCCTGTAGCCTGCATAAGTGGCTATCAGTTCCATTAGGTGCAGGTCTTTTGTATGTAAAAAAAGAACATATTGGAAAAATTTGGCCCTTATTGGCACCTTATGAATTGGATCACCCAACCATCAAAAATCTGAATCACACGGGCACCCATCCTGTAGCAACTGATTTAGCAATTCATGATGCCCTAGATTATTTTGAAGCGATTGGTCCCCAGGCAAAAGAAGATAGACTGCGATATCTACAACGGTATTGGTCAGATCAAGTGAGAGGACTACCCAACATTCTGCTCAATACTCCCAATGACCCTCAACGCTCTTGCGGGATTGCAAACGTTGGTATAGAAGGGATTGAACCCAATCTTATGGCGAAGACTTTATTGGAAGATTATAAAATTTACACG
- a CDS encoding M14 family zinc carboxypeptidase, with amino-acid sequence MKKILLLFLGFVVGFNTSQAQQAYYFPNESFDPSITSPKDFLGYEIGDWHTRYDRLVSYFEHLAQSSPMANLQVIGYTNQLRPLVVLSISNPSNIQNLETIRQEQIKLADPSLPLPDVNSMPAIINLAYSVHGNEPSGGEAAILTAYWLIASTSPLAEEIRNHAIVFIDPAINPDGRDRHTNWANMHKGNPPVANSLDREHNEIWPSGRVNHYWFDLNRDWLPLAQIELQHKLNWYHQWYPNVVGDFHEMGTNSTYFFEPTKPFSSENPVVPRKNYEDINNKFAMYFAKSLDDIGSLYWTKEVFDNSYPGYGSTYPDIQGGLGIVFEQGSSRGHIQESQRGDITFAFTIRNQLKISLATLEAGVRERVYMHRYLREFFETAVSEGSKDKFKSYVFGDLYDDSKNQLFLKLLMDHQIKVYENTRDVTVNGKTFSKDKSWVVPTNQAQYRMVRSMFEKVTDFADSVFYDASAWTMALAYGIPYEGQATPTTGKELTALPERTAEFPANDAYVAYLVDWSDYFAPKFLHHLQSNGVHVEVTSLPFTAATESGSRLFPAGSLVIPPAFQQMNHEQLRQILQAAATHSEQKIYGTKTGLSQSGIDLGSNNISALRVPKVLMLIGQGTSQYEAGEIWHLLDTKVGMPITKMDVSLFSRVNLYDFNTLILPSGNYAMLSAAQVNHLKDWLNRGGTILSLRQSSLWLQSSDITKEEFVQGESKQSDFIPFASRRDAAGAQNIGGNIYTASLDLTHPLAFGYRYEQLPVYRNSTIFMKPSKNPSNTPVRYTNNPLLGGYVSAQNLEKVKQSGSVIVSNVGQGRVIHFIDNPNFRGTWFGTNKLFLNAIFLGDKF; translated from the coding sequence ATGAAAAAGATTTTACTGTTGTTCCTAGGCTTTGTTGTTGGATTCAATACCTCACAAGCACAGCAAGCCTATTATTTCCCCAATGAATCTTTTGATCCAAGCATTACTAGTCCGAAAGATTTTTTGGGCTATGAAATCGGAGATTGGCATACACGATATGATAGGCTAGTAAGCTATTTTGAACACTTGGCACAATCCTCCCCTATGGCAAACTTGCAGGTCATTGGATATACCAACCAACTTCGCCCATTAGTAGTATTGTCCATCAGTAATCCTTCCAATATCCAAAATTTGGAAACTATCCGTCAGGAACAGATCAAGCTAGCAGATCCGTCCCTCCCGCTTCCTGATGTCAATTCAATGCCTGCGATTATCAATTTAGCATATTCTGTGCATGGAAATGAACCTTCCGGTGGGGAAGCCGCTATCCTCACAGCATATTGGTTAATAGCCTCAACTAGTCCCTTAGCAGAAGAAATTAGAAATCACGCAATTGTATTCATTGATCCAGCGATCAATCCTGATGGAAGGGATCGGCATACCAATTGGGCCAATATGCACAAGGGCAATCCTCCAGTTGCCAATTCCTTGGATAGAGAACACAACGAAATTTGGCCATCAGGCAGAGTGAATCACTATTGGTTTGATTTAAACAGAGATTGGCTTCCGCTTGCCCAAATAGAATTACAGCATAAGCTAAACTGGTATCATCAGTGGTACCCAAATGTAGTAGGTGATTTCCATGAAATGGGGACTAATAGCACTTACTTCTTTGAACCGACCAAACCATTTAGCAGTGAAAATCCAGTAGTGCCACGCAAAAATTATGAGGACATCAACAATAAATTTGCAATGTATTTTGCCAAATCCTTGGATGATATTGGTTCACTCTATTGGACTAAAGAGGTGTTTGACAATAGTTACCCAGGGTATGGCAGTACCTACCCGGATATTCAAGGAGGTTTGGGTATTGTCTTTGAACAAGGAAGTTCCCGAGGACATATTCAAGAATCCCAACGAGGAGACATAACCTTCGCTTTTACCATTAGAAATCAGCTAAAAATCTCTTTGGCAACTCTAGAAGCTGGGGTGCGAGAGCGGGTGTATATGCACCGCTATCTGAGAGAGTTTTTTGAAACAGCCGTCAGTGAAGGCAGTAAGGATAAATTTAAGTCCTATGTTTTTGGAGATCTCTACGATGATTCCAAAAATCAATTGTTTCTCAAACTATTAATGGATCACCAAATAAAGGTCTATGAAAACACTCGGGATGTGACTGTAAACGGTAAAACGTTCTCCAAAGATAAATCTTGGGTAGTGCCTACCAATCAGGCCCAGTATCGAATGGTTCGATCCATGTTTGAAAAAGTTACCGACTTTGCAGACTCTGTATTTTACGATGCTTCAGCATGGACCATGGCTCTGGCTTATGGAATTCCTTATGAAGGACAGGCCACTCCAACTACCGGCAAGGAACTCACGGCTCTACCTGAACGGACTGCAGAATTCCCCGCTAATGATGCTTATGTGGCCTATTTAGTAGATTGGTCAGATTATTTTGCCCCAAAATTCCTACATCATTTGCAAAGTAATGGAGTACATGTAGAAGTAACTTCCCTACCCTTCACAGCAGCTACGGAATCAGGAAGCCGACTATTTCCGGCTGGTAGCTTGGTGATTCCACCTGCCTTTCAACAAATGAATCATGAGCAACTTCGACAAATTTTACAAGCCGCAGCTACTCATAGTGAGCAAAAGATTTATGGTACTAAAACAGGATTAAGTCAATCCGGTATCGATCTGGGAAGTAATAATATCTCAGCTCTGAGGGTTCCTAAAGTATTAATGCTAATTGGGCAAGGAACTTCACAGTATGAAGCAGGTGAAATTTGGCACTTACTTGACACCAAAGTTGGTATGCCTATCACCAAAATGGATGTTAGTTTATTTTCCCGCGTCAATCTCTATGACTTCAATACGCTCATTCTTCCTTCTGGAAATTACGCTATGCTAAGTGCAGCTCAAGTGAATCATTTAAAAGATTGGTTAAATAGAGGGGGCACCATTTTATCCCTTCGTCAGAGCAGTTTATGGTTACAAAGCAGTGACATTACCAAAGAAGAGTTTGTCCAAGGTGAAAGCAAACAATCGGATTTCATTCCATTCGCATCGAGGAGAGACGCTGCAGGCGCACAAAATATTGGGGGAAATATTTACACGGCAAGCCTTGACCTTACCCATCCACTAGCTTTTGGATATAGGTATGAACAGCTTCCTGTGTATAGAAACTCAACGATTTTCATGAAACCATCCAAAAATCCAAGTAATACCCCTGTTCGATATACGAACAACCCATTATTGGGTGGTTATGTGTCTGCTCAAAACCTAGAAAAAGTAAAGCAAAGTGGGTCAGTGATTGTCAGTAATGTGGGTCAAGGTCGCGTCATTCACTTCATCGACAATCCTAACTTTAGGGGAACTTGGTTTGGGACGAATAAACTGTTTTTGAATGCTATTTTCTTGGGAGATAAGTTTTAA
- a CDS encoding 3-keto-disaccharide hydrolase gives MKNLVINLILLLSLLTIQQVVAQQQKIKLPPEATEFWEPVPRVVKPGNENHLPPSDAIVLFDGTSLDKFESVKDGSPAAWKVENGVFTVVPRTGDIRTKESFGDVQLHIEWSAPDVIKGEGQGRGNSGVFLMSTYEIQILDSYESQTYSNGQAASVYKQYPPLVNAMRTPQEWNTYDIFFTAPRFNSDGMLMSPARVTVIHNGVLVQNNVELKGPTEYIGIPNYKSHPDALPIKLQDHGDLVSFRNIWLRKL, from the coding sequence ATGAAAAACCTTGTGATTAACCTTATTCTTCTCCTTTCTTTGTTAACCATCCAACAAGTAGTTGCTCAACAACAAAAAATTAAGTTACCCCCCGAGGCGACTGAGTTTTGGGAACCTGTACCTAGGGTAGTTAAGCCAGGAAATGAAAATCACCTACCTCCATCGGATGCAATAGTTTTATTTGATGGGACATCTTTGGATAAATTTGAATCTGTTAAAGACGGATCACCTGCAGCTTGGAAAGTTGAAAACGGTGTATTTACAGTAGTGCCAAGAACGGGTGATATCAGAACCAAGGAATCCTTTGGAGATGTTCAGCTGCACATAGAATGGTCTGCCCCTGATGTTATCAAAGGAGAAGGACAGGGGAGAGGCAATTCAGGTGTTTTCTTGATGTCAACCTATGAAATTCAGATTTTAGACTCTTATGAAAGCCAAACGTATTCCAATGGCCAAGCGGCCAGTGTGTATAAGCAATATCCGCCTTTGGTAAATGCGATGAGAACCCCTCAAGAATGGAACACCTACGATATTTTCTTTACCGCTCCGCGCTTTAATTCAGATGGGATGCTGATGTCTCCTGCACGTGTGACGGTAATTCATAATGGGGTGTTGGTACAAAATAATGTGGAGCTTAAAGGGCCCACCGAATATATTGGCATTCCAAATTACAAATCACATCCTGACGCTTTACCGATAAAACTACAAGACCATGGAGATTTGGTGAGCTTTAGAAATATTTGGTTGCGAAAGCTTTAA